One stretch of Variovorax sp. 54 DNA includes these proteins:
- the ugpE gene encoding sn-glycerol-3-phosphate ABC transporter permease UgpE produces MVEKRGTQGILAHVIMILGVFIVAFPLYLAFVASTHTAQEIVQAPMPLTPGSNIVDSYKGALFGRENSAGSNAPVAHMMWVSFVTAMVIAIGKITISLLSAFAIVYFRFPFKKICFWAIFVTLMLPVEVRILPTYKVLSDLNMLNTYAGLTVPLIASATATFLFRQFFLTVPDELTEASRMDGASPMRFFFDVLLPLSKTSIAALFVIQFIYGWNQYLWPLLATTSEDMYPVVVGIKRMIAGGDGQNEWNVVMATAILAMLPPALVVILMQKWFVKGLVDTEK; encoded by the coding sequence ATGGTTGAGAAACGCGGCACGCAGGGCATCCTGGCCCACGTCATCATGATCCTGGGCGTGTTCATCGTCGCCTTCCCGCTCTACCTGGCGTTCGTGGCGTCCACGCACACGGCCCAGGAGATCGTGCAGGCGCCGATGCCCCTGACACCCGGCTCGAACATCGTCGACAGCTACAAGGGCGCGCTCTTCGGGCGCGAGAACAGCGCGGGCTCCAACGCCCCGGTGGCGCACATGATGTGGGTGAGCTTCGTGACGGCCATGGTCATCGCCATCGGCAAGATCACCATCTCGCTGCTGTCGGCCTTCGCCATCGTGTATTTCCGCTTCCCGTTCAAGAAGATCTGCTTCTGGGCGATCTTCGTGACGCTGATGCTGCCGGTGGAGGTGCGCATCCTGCCCACCTACAAGGTGCTGTCCGACCTGAACATGCTGAACACCTACGCGGGCCTCACGGTGCCGCTGATTGCGTCGGCCACGGCGACCTTCCTGTTCCGCCAGTTCTTCCTCACGGTGCCCGACGAACTCACCGAAGCGTCGCGCATGGACGGCGCGAGCCCCATGCGCTTCTTCTTCGACGTGCTGCTGCCGCTGTCGAAGACCTCGATCGCGGCGCTGTTCGTGATCCAGTTCATCTACGGCTGGAACCAGTACCTGTGGCCGCTGCTCGCGACCACGAGCGAAGACATGTACCCCGTGGTGGTCGGCATCAAGCGAATGATTGCCGGCGGCGACGGACAGAACGAATGGAACGTCGTGATGGCCACCGCCATCCTGGCGATGCTGCCGCCCGCGCTGGTGGTGATCCTGATGCAAAAGTGGTTCGTCAAGGGCCTCGTGGACACTGAAAAATAA
- the ugpC gene encoding sn-glycerol-3-phosphate ABC transporter ATP-binding protein UgpC produces MAALSLRNVIKRYGHGPKANQVIHGVSAEIADHEFIVIVGPSGCGKSTLLRMVAGLEEISAGEIAIGGKVVNQLEPSERDIAMVFQNYALYPHMSVFANMAYGLKIAKVPTPEIKVRVDKAAKILELGHLLERKPRELSGGQRQRVAMGRAIVRQPRVFLFDEPLSNLDAKLRAQTRLEIQKLHRELGITSLFVTHDQVEAMTLAQRIIVMNGGVMDQFATPEEVYSRPATTFVASFIGSPPMNLLRHAPGVRPGQILGIRPEHMKLDESGWTVQVEQVELLGAERLVYGRIGEEQIIMRTDEGDHPPVAGDTVKIAAREDKLHWFDAGSGKRAD; encoded by the coding sequence ATGGCTGCTCTCTCTCTACGCAACGTCATCAAGCGCTACGGCCATGGGCCGAAAGCCAACCAGGTCATCCACGGCGTGAGCGCCGAGATCGCCGACCATGAATTCATCGTCATCGTCGGCCCCTCGGGCTGCGGCAAATCGACGCTGCTGCGCATGGTGGCCGGCCTCGAGGAAATCTCGGCCGGCGAGATCGCCATCGGCGGCAAGGTGGTGAACCAGCTCGAGCCCTCCGAGCGCGACATCGCCATGGTGTTCCAGAACTACGCGCTGTACCCGCACATGAGCGTGTTCGCGAACATGGCCTACGGCCTGAAGATCGCCAAGGTGCCGACGCCCGAGATCAAGGTGCGCGTCGACAAGGCCGCCAAGATCCTCGAGCTGGGCCACCTGCTCGAGCGCAAGCCGCGCGAACTCTCGGGCGGCCAGCGCCAGCGCGTGGCCATGGGCCGCGCCATCGTGCGCCAGCCGCGCGTGTTCCTGTTCGACGAACCGCTGTCGAACCTCGACGCCAAGCTGCGCGCCCAGACCCGCCTCGAAATCCAGAAGCTGCACCGCGAACTCGGCATCACCTCGCTGTTCGTCACGCACGACCAGGTCGAGGCCATGACGCTGGCACAGCGCATCATCGTGATGAACGGCGGCGTGATGGACCAGTTCGCGACGCCCGAAGAGGTGTACTCGCGCCCGGCCACCACGTTCGTGGCGAGCTTCATCGGCTCGCCGCCGATGAACCTGCTGCGGCACGCACCGGGCGTGCGCCCGGGCCAGATCCTCGGCATCCGCCCCGAGCACATGAAGCTCGACGAAAGCGGCTGGACGGTGCAGGTCGAACAGGTCGAACTGCTGGGCGCCGAGCGCCTGGTGTACGGCCGCATCGGCGAGGAGCAGATCATCATGCGCACCGACGAAGGCGACCACCCGCCGGTGGCCGGCGACACGGTGAAGATCGCCGCGCGCGAAGACAAGCTGCACTGGTTCGACGCCGGATCGGGCAAGAGGGCAGACTGA
- the ugpB gene encoding sn-glycerol-3-phosphate ABC transporter substrate-binding protein UgpB, producing MRFKTLALASALAATLFNAAQAQTEIQWWHSMTAVNNEWVNDLAKQFNESQKDYKIVPTFKGTYDESMTASIAAFRSGNAPHILQVFEVGTATMMASKGAVIPVGQVMKDAGEKFDPAAYIPAVAGYYTAPNGQMLSFPFNSSTTIFYFNKDAFKAAGLPTDKAPSTWPEVVAAAAKLKASGHKCPFTTAWQNWTQVESFSAWHNVEFASKANGLQGLDARLKVNSPLHQRHIENLASMSKQGLFIYKGRGNVPEASFVSGECAMINTSSGFYGNVAKNAKFAYGLAPLPYYPDVPGAPQNTVIGGASLWVMSGKKAAEYKGVAKFFSFISTPEVQSASHKRTGYLPVTTASYKLTEESGFYKQNPGTDVAVTQMIRKVTDKSRGIRLGNYVQIRAIEDEELEQVWGGKKTAKEALDAIVTRGNEQLERFQKANKS from the coding sequence ATGCGATTCAAGACGCTCGCGTTGGCATCGGCGCTGGCCGCCACGCTGTTCAATGCAGCCCAGGCCCAGACCGAGATCCAGTGGTGGCATTCCATGACCGCCGTCAACAACGAGTGGGTCAACGACCTGGCCAAGCAGTTCAACGAGAGCCAGAAGGACTACAAGATCGTCCCCACCTTCAAGGGCACGTACGACGAATCCATGACGGCCTCCATCGCGGCCTTCCGTTCGGGCAACGCACCGCACATCCTGCAGGTGTTCGAGGTGGGCACCGCCACCATGATGGCCAGCAAGGGCGCCGTCATTCCGGTCGGCCAGGTCATGAAGGACGCGGGCGAGAAGTTCGACCCGGCCGCCTACATCCCCGCCGTGGCCGGTTACTACACCGCCCCCAACGGCCAGATGCTGAGCTTCCCGTTCAACAGCTCGACCACCATCTTCTATTTCAACAAGGACGCCTTCAAGGCCGCCGGCCTGCCCACCGACAAGGCACCCTCGACCTGGCCCGAAGTGGTCGCGGCAGCCGCCAAGCTCAAGGCGAGCGGTCACAAGTGCCCGTTCACCACCGCCTGGCAGAACTGGACGCAGGTCGAGAGCTTCTCGGCCTGGCACAACGTGGAGTTCGCCAGCAAGGCCAACGGCCTGCAGGGCCTGGACGCGCGCCTGAAGGTGAATTCGCCGCTGCACCAGCGCCACATCGAGAACCTGGCCAGCATGTCCAAGCAGGGCCTGTTCATCTACAAGGGCCGCGGCAACGTGCCTGAAGCCTCGTTCGTGTCGGGCGAGTGCGCCATGATCAACACGTCGTCGGGCTTCTACGGCAACGTGGCCAAGAACGCCAAGTTCGCCTACGGCCTGGCCCCCCTGCCCTACTACCCGGACGTGCCGGGCGCACCGCAGAACACCGTGATCGGCGGCGCCAGCCTGTGGGTCATGTCGGGCAAAAAGGCCGCCGAGTACAAGGGCGTGGCCAAGTTCTTCAGCTTCATCTCGACGCCTGAAGTGCAGTCCGCCAGCCACAAGCGCACCGGCTACCTGCCGGTGACCACCGCCTCGTACAAGCTCACCGAAGAGTCGGGTTTCTACAAGCAGAACCCCGGCACCGACGTGGCCGTGACGCAGATGATCCGCAAGGTCACCGACAAGAGCCGCGGCATCCGCCTGGGCAACTACGTGCAGATCCGCGCCATCGAGGACGAAGAGCTCGAACAGGTCTGGGGCGGCAAGAAGACGGCCAAGGAAGCCCTCGACGCCATCGTGACCCGCGGCAACGAGCAGCTGGAACGCTTCCAAAAGGCGAACAAAAGCTAA
- a CDS encoding DUF3683 domain-containing protein, with protein MNAPTALNTLLSQAAEPVRLREIPYNYTSFSDREIVLRLLGERGWDLLQTLRAERRTGRSARMLYEVLGDIWVVQRNPYLVDDLLDNPRRRGQLVDALRHRLGEVQKRRTPDSDLPRDQLVGELTGLVSQAVAAFDDTFREVSALRRKATRVLRRLTAKDNIKFDGLSRVSHVTDATDWRVEYPFVVLCPDTEVEMALLVKGCIELGLTIIPRGGGTGYTGGAIPLTWKSVVINTEKLEAMTEVEHISMPGLDHPVPTIWTEAGVVTQRVADAAERAGFVFAVDPTSAEASCVGGNVAMNAGGKKAVLWGTALDNLASWRMVTPQAEWLEVTRIGHNLGKIHDAESALFELQYFAADGKTPLRTERLDIPGKTFRKEGLGKDVTDKFLSGLPGIQKEGCDGLITSCRWVVHKMPAHTRTVCLEFFGNAKDAVPSIVEIKDFMFAEQKRSGVLLAGLEHLDDRYLKAVGYATKSKKHGGLPKMVLFGDIAGDDADAVARVTSEVVRIANSRSGEGFIAISPEARKKFWLDRKRTAAISKHTNAFKINEDVVIPLPRMAEYSDGIERINIELSLQNKLALTDALEVFLTRGNLPLGKTDDAHEIPAAELLEDRVAQAVALVHEVRALWAGWLQNVDALFPQLQDHTLRASWKTQLRQPLQEIFSGAEFGPILAECTAIHKQVLKGRVWVALHMHAGDGNVHTNLPVNSDNYEMLQTAHAAVVRIMALARSLDGVISGEHGIGITKLEFLSDEELRPFTEYKARVDPEGRFNKGKLLRAPAGQAQTLHADLTNAYTPSFGLMGHESLIMQQSDIGAIADSVKDCLRCGKCKPVCATHVPRANLLYSPRNKILATSLLVEAFLYEEQTRRGISIKHWEEFEDVADHCTVCHKCLTPCPVKIDFGDVSMNMRNLLRKMGQKSFRPGNAAAMFFLNATNPQTIKAVRAGMVGIGFKAQRMANDLLRGLAKKQTGAPPATLGPAPIKEQVIHFINKKMPGNLPKKTARALLDIEDADYVPIIRDPKTTTSETEAVFYFPGCGSERLFSQVGLATQAMLWHAGVQTVLPPGYLCCGYPQRGSGQFDKAEKMITDNRVLFHRVANTLNYLDIKTVVVSCGTCYDQLQGYQFDKIFPGCRIIDIHEYLLEKGITLADAGGGGYLYHDPCHSPMKLQDPMKTVKALVGDNVLKNDRCCGESGTLGVSRPDISTQIRFRKEEELKKGEAALRDAGQVGATDNVKILTSCPSCLQGLSRYGNDLNNGLLEADYIVVEMANKLLGDDWMPKYVAAANQGGIERVLV; from the coding sequence ATGAATGCTCCGACCGCGTTGAATACGCTGTTGTCACAGGCCGCAGAGCCTGTACGACTGCGCGAGATCCCGTACAACTACACCAGCTTCTCCGACCGGGAGATCGTGCTTCGCCTGCTGGGCGAACGCGGCTGGGACCTGCTCCAGACCCTGCGTGCCGAGCGCCGCACCGGCCGATCGGCGCGCATGCTCTACGAGGTGCTGGGCGACATCTGGGTCGTGCAGCGCAACCCCTACCTCGTCGACGACCTGCTGGACAACCCGCGCCGCCGCGGCCAGCTGGTCGATGCCCTGCGCCACCGCCTGGGCGAAGTGCAGAAGCGCCGCACCCCCGACAGCGACCTGCCGCGCGACCAGTTGGTGGGTGAGCTCACCGGGCTCGTCAGCCAGGCCGTCGCCGCCTTCGACGACACCTTCCGCGAAGTCTCCGCCCTGCGCCGCAAGGCCACGCGCGTGCTGCGCCGGCTCACGGCCAAGGACAACATCAAGTTCGACGGCCTTTCGCGCGTGTCGCACGTGACCGACGCCACCGACTGGCGCGTCGAGTACCCCTTCGTCGTGCTGTGCCCCGACACCGAGGTCGAGATGGCCTTGCTGGTCAAGGGCTGCATCGAGCTGGGCCTGACCATCATTCCGCGCGGCGGTGGCACCGGCTACACCGGCGGCGCCATTCCGCTCACGTGGAAGAGCGTGGTCATCAACACCGAGAAGCTCGAGGCCATGACCGAGGTCGAGCACATCTCGATGCCCGGCCTCGACCACCCCGTGCCCACCATCTGGACCGAGGCCGGCGTGGTCACGCAGCGCGTGGCCGACGCGGCTGAGCGTGCGGGCTTCGTGTTCGCGGTCGACCCGACCTCCGCCGAGGCCTCGTGCGTCGGCGGCAACGTCGCCATGAACGCCGGCGGCAAGAAGGCCGTGCTCTGGGGCACGGCACTCGACAACCTCGCCTCATGGCGCATGGTCACGCCGCAGGCCGAATGGCTCGAAGTGACCCGCATCGGCCACAACCTGGGCAAGATCCACGACGCCGAGAGCGCCCTGTTCGAGCTGCAGTACTTCGCCGCCGACGGCAAGACCCCGCTGCGCACCGAGCGCCTCGACATTCCGGGCAAGACCTTCCGCAAGGAAGGCCTGGGCAAGGACGTGACCGACAAGTTCCTTTCGGGCCTGCCGGGCATCCAGAAAGAAGGCTGCGACGGCCTCATCACCAGCTGCCGCTGGGTGGTGCACAAGATGCCGGCGCACACGCGCACCGTGTGCCTCGAATTCTTCGGCAACGCGAAAGACGCGGTGCCCAGCATCGTCGAGATCAAGGACTTCATGTTCGCCGAGCAGAAACGCTCGGGCGTGCTGCTGGCCGGCCTCGAGCACCTGGACGACCGCTACCTCAAGGCGGTCGGCTACGCCACCAAGTCGAAGAAGCACGGCGGCCTGCCGAAGATGGTGCTGTTCGGCGACATCGCGGGCGACGACGCCGATGCGGTGGCGCGCGTCACCTCGGAAGTGGTGCGCATCGCCAACTCGCGCAGCGGCGAAGGCTTCATTGCCATCAGCCCCGAGGCGCGCAAGAAATTCTGGCTCGACCGCAAGCGCACGGCCGCCATCAGCAAGCACACCAACGCCTTCAAGATCAACGAAGACGTGGTGATCCCGCTGCCGCGCATGGCCGAGTACAGCGACGGCATCGAACGCATCAACATCGAGCTGTCGCTGCAGAATAAGCTGGCGCTCACCGATGCGCTCGAAGTGTTCCTCACGCGCGGCAACCTGCCGCTGGGCAAGACCGACGACGCGCACGAGATTCCCGCGGCCGAGCTGCTGGAAGACCGCGTGGCGCAGGCCGTGGCGCTGGTGCACGAGGTGCGTGCGCTGTGGGCCGGCTGGCTGCAGAACGTCGACGCGCTGTTCCCCCAACTGCAGGACCACACGCTGCGCGCCAGCTGGAAGACCCAGCTGCGCCAGCCGCTGCAGGAGATTTTTTCGGGCGCCGAGTTCGGGCCGATCCTGGCCGAGTGCACCGCCATCCACAAGCAGGTGCTCAAGGGCCGCGTGTGGGTCGCGCTGCACATGCACGCGGGCGACGGCAACGTGCACACCAACCTGCCCGTCAACAGCGACAACTACGAGATGCTGCAGACCGCGCATGCCGCGGTGGTGCGCATCATGGCGCTGGCACGCAGCCTGGACGGCGTGATCTCGGGCGAGCACGGCATCGGCATCACGAAGCTCGAGTTCCTCAGCGACGAAGAGCTGCGCCCGTTCACCGAGTACAAGGCCCGGGTCGACCCCGAAGGCCGCTTCAACAAGGGCAAGCTGCTGCGCGCGCCCGCGGGGCAGGCGCAGACGCTGCACGCCGACCTGACCAACGCCTACACGCCGAGCTTCGGCCTCATGGGGCACGAGTCGCTGATCATGCAGCAGAGCGACATCGGCGCCATTGCCGACAGCGTGAAGGACTGCCTGCGCTGCGGCAAGTGCAAGCCGGTGTGCGCCACGCACGTGCCGCGCGCCAACCTGCTGTACAGCCCGCGCAACAAGATCCTCGCGACTTCGCTGCTGGTGGAGGCTTTCCTCTACGAAGAGCAGACGCGGCGCGGCATCAGCATCAAGCACTGGGAAGAGTTCGAGGACGTGGCCGACCACTGCACCGTGTGCCACAAGTGCCTCACGCCGTGCCCCGTGAAGATCGACTTCGGCGACGTGTCGATGAACATGCGCAACCTGCTGCGCAAGATGGGTCAGAAGAGCTTCCGCCCCGGCAACGCGGCCGCGATGTTCTTCCTGAACGCGACCAATCCGCAGACCATCAAGGCGGTGCGCGCGGGCATGGTGGGCATCGGCTTCAAGGCGCAGCGCATGGCGAACGACCTGCTGCGCGGCCTGGCGAAAAAGCAGACCGGCGCGCCGCCGGCCACGCTGGGGCCTGCGCCGATCAAGGAGCAGGTGATCCACTTCATCAACAAGAAGATGCCGGGCAACCTGCCGAAGAAGACGGCGCGCGCGCTGCTCGACATCGAGGATGCCGACTACGTGCCGATCATTCGCGACCCGAAGACGACCACCTCGGAAACCGAAGCGGTCTTCTACTTCCCGGGCTGCGGTTCGGAGCGGCTGTTCTCGCAGGTCGGCCTGGCCACGCAGGCGATGCTCTGGCATGCGGGCGTGCAGACGGTGTTGCCGCCGGGCTACCTGTGCTGCGGTTATCCGCAGCGCGGCAGCGGCCAGTTCGACAAGGCCGAGAAGATGATCACGGACAACCGCGTGCTCTTCCACCGCGTCGCCAACACGCTCAACTACCTGGACATCAAGACGGTGGTGGTGAGCTGCGGCACCTGCTACGACCAGCTGCAGGGCTACCAGTTCGACAAGATCTTCCCGGGCTGCCGGATCATCGACATCCACGAGTACCTGCTCGAAAAGGGCATCACCCTGGCCGATGCCGGCGGTGGCGGCTACCTGTACCACGACCCCTGCCATTCACCGATGAAGCTGCAGGACCCGATGAAGACCGTGAAGGCGCTGGTCGGCGACAACGTGCTCAAGAACGACCGCTGCTGCGGCGAGTCGGGCACGCTGGGCGTGTCGCGGCCGGACATCTCGACGCAGATCCGCTTCCGCAAGGAAGAAGAGCTGAAGAAGGGCGAGGCCGCGCTGCGCGATGCCGGCCAGGTCGGCGCCACCGACAACGTGAAGATCCTCACCAGCTGCCCGAGCTGCCTGCAAGGCCTCTCGCGCTACGGCAACGACCTGAACAACGGCCTGCTCGAAGCCGACTACATCGTGGTCGAGATGGCCAACAAGCTGCTCGGCGACGACTGGATGCCGAAGTACGTGGCGGCTGCCAACCAGGGCGGCATCGAGCGGGTGCTCGTATGA
- the ugpA gene encoding sn-glycerol-3-phosphate ABC transporter permease UgpA produces MEKRVFFRSGWLPWLLLTPQMAVILVFFFWPAGQALLQSLQQQDAFGTSVEFVGLDNFRQLFNDPAYGESFKTTALFSVLVAGIGISLSLMLAVFADRITRGGMFYKTMLILPYAVAPAVAAVLWVFMFSPSLGVVAYALGKIGINWNHLLDSGHAMTLIVMASVWKQISYNFLFFLAGLQSIPKSLIEAAAIDGARPWRRFWTVQFPLLSPTTFFLLVINVVYAFFDTFAIVDAATQGGPGKDTTILVYKVYHDGFKGLDLGGSAAQSVVLMVIVVALTVIQFRYVEKKVQY; encoded by the coding sequence ATGGAAAAACGCGTTTTCTTTCGCTCGGGCTGGTTGCCCTGGCTGCTGTTGACACCGCAGATGGCGGTGATCCTCGTGTTTTTCTTCTGGCCGGCCGGCCAGGCGCTGTTGCAGTCGTTGCAGCAGCAGGACGCGTTCGGCACGTCGGTCGAGTTCGTCGGGCTCGACAACTTCCGCCAGCTCTTCAACGACCCGGCCTATGGCGAGTCGTTCAAGACCACCGCGCTGTTCTCGGTGCTGGTGGCGGGCATCGGCATCAGCCTGTCGCTGATGCTGGCCGTGTTCGCCGACCGCATCACCCGCGGCGGCATGTTCTACAAGACCATGCTGATCCTGCCGTACGCCGTGGCGCCCGCCGTGGCGGCCGTGCTGTGGGTCTTCATGTTCTCGCCCTCGCTGGGCGTGGTGGCCTATGCCCTGGGCAAGATCGGCATCAACTGGAACCACCTGCTCGACTCGGGCCACGCCATGACGCTGATCGTGATGGCCTCGGTGTGGAAGCAGATTTCGTACAACTTCCTGTTCTTCCTGGCCGGCCTGCAGTCGATTCCGAAGTCGCTGATCGAGGCCGCGGCCATCGACGGCGCGCGCCCATGGCGCCGCTTCTGGACCGTGCAGTTCCCGCTGCTGTCGCCCACCACCTTCTTCCTGCTGGTGATCAACGTGGTCTACGCCTTCTTCGACACCTTCGCGATCGTCGATGCGGCCACGCAGGGCGGTCCGGGCAAGGACACGACCATCCTGGTCTACAAGGTCTACCACGACGGTTTCAAGGGCCTGGACCTCGGCGGTTCGGCCGCGCAGTCGGTGGTGCTGATGGTGATCGTGGTGGCGCTGACGGTCATCCAGTTCCGCTACGTCGAGAAGAAGGTGCAGTACTGA
- the serA gene encoding phosphoglycerate dehydrogenase, giving the protein MSSKTSLDKSRIKFLLLEGIHPSAVEVLRAAGYTNIESLPGALPDAELKAKIADVHFVGIRSRTQLTAEVFAAAHKLVAAGCFCIGTNQVDLEAAREHGVAVFNAPYSNTRSVAELVLAEAILLLRGVPEKSAVAHRGGWLKSAENAFEIRGKTLGIVGYGSIGAQLSVLAEALGMHVAFFDVVTKLPLGNARQVRELHQLLAQSDIVTLHVPETQATQWMIGAAEIAAMKPGSILINASRGTVVEIDALAEALKSKKLLGAAIDVFPVEPRSNKDEFQSPLRGLDNVILTPHIGGSTMEAQANIGLEVAEKLVKYSDNGTSTSSVNFPEVALPAHPGKHRLLHIHRNVPGVLSEINKIFSDNNINISSQFLQTNEKVGYVVMDIDAASSDLALEKLAKVNGTIRSRVLF; this is encoded by the coding sequence ATGAGCAGCAAAACCTCCCTCGACAAAAGCAGGATCAAGTTCCTTTTGCTCGAGGGCATCCACCCCTCGGCCGTGGAGGTGCTGCGCGCCGCCGGCTACACCAACATCGAGTCGCTGCCGGGTGCGTTGCCCGACGCCGAACTCAAGGCCAAGATCGCCGACGTGCACTTCGTGGGCATCCGCTCGCGCACCCAGCTGACGGCCGAGGTGTTCGCCGCCGCGCACAAGCTGGTGGCGGCCGGGTGCTTCTGCATCGGCACCAACCAGGTCGACCTCGAAGCCGCCCGCGAACACGGCGTGGCCGTGTTCAACGCCCCGTATTCCAACACCCGCTCGGTGGCCGAGCTGGTGCTGGCCGAAGCCATCCTGCTGCTGCGCGGCGTGCCCGAGAAGAGCGCCGTGGCGCACCGCGGCGGCTGGCTCAAGTCGGCCGAAAACGCCTTCGAAATCCGCGGCAAGACGCTGGGCATCGTGGGCTACGGCTCCATCGGCGCGCAGCTGTCGGTGCTGGCCGAGGCGTTGGGCATGCATGTGGCCTTCTTCGACGTGGTCACCAAGCTGCCGCTGGGCAACGCCCGCCAGGTGCGCGAGCTGCACCAGCTGCTGGCCCAGAGCGACATCGTGACCCTGCACGTGCCCGAGACGCAAGCCACCCAATGGATGATCGGCGCCGCCGAGATCGCCGCCATGAAGCCGGGGTCGATCCTGATCAACGCCTCGCGCGGCACCGTGGTCGAGATCGACGCGCTGGCCGAGGCCCTGAAGAGCAAGAAGCTGTTGGGCGCCGCGATCGACGTGTTCCCGGTGGAGCCGCGCAGCAACAAGGACGAGTTCCAGTCGCCGCTGCGCGGGCTGGACAACGTGATCCTCACGCCGCACATCGGCGGTTCGACCATGGAAGCCCAGGCCAACATCGGGCTGGAAGTGGCCGAGAAGCTGGTCAAGTACAGCGACAACGGCACTTCGACCTCGTCGGTCAACTTCCCCGAGGTGGCGCTGCCGGCGCACCCGGGCAAGCACCGCCTGCTGCACATCCACCGCAACGTGCCGGGCGTGCTGTCCGAGATCAACAAGATCTTCTCGGACAACAACATCAACATCTCCTCGCAGTTCCTGCAGACGAACGAGAAGGTCGGCTACGTCGTGATGGACATCGACGCTGCCTCGTCCGACCTGGCGCTGGAAAAGCTGGCCAAGGTGAACGGGACGATCCGCAGCCGGGTGCTGTTCTAA